In Fusobacteria bacterium ZRK30, the DNA window TAATAAATAATATTAAGAAGGTGTGTAAATGGATATTCTAATAAAAAATGGAAAGATAGTTGATGGAACACTGACAAAACCTTTCATAGGAGATCTGCATATAAAAGACGGGAAAATACATGCAATAGGTGAAAAAATTGATATTGATGGGATAAAAACAGTGGATGCCAAGGGCCGTGTAGTTGCTCCGGGATTTATTGATACTCATAGTCACTCAGATTTAGTGATGCTCCTTAATCCTTACAATGAAGTAAAGATTAGACAAGGGATAACAACAGAGGTGCTGGGCCAGGATGGAATATCTATGGCTCCGCTCCCTATTGAATATATCAGTCCTTGGAGAAAAAATCTGGCTGGTCTAGATGGTGATTCAGATGATATAGACTGGGAATATGAAACAACAGAAAATTATTTAAACATGATGGCTAACCAGGGTGTAGGACTAAATGAAACATATTTAGTCCCCCACGGGAATATAAGAATGGAAGCTATGGGGTTGGCCGGGGAAACAGCTACAGATAAACAGATAGAAAGGATGTGTGAAATAACAAGAAGAGAGATGGAAGCAGGAGCCTATGGTCTTTCTACTGGACTCATCTATATGCCATGTGCTTATTCCGAGACAAAAGAAATTATAGAGATGTGTAAAGTGGTAGCTGAATATGATGGCGTATTTGTAGTCCATCAAAGAAGTGAAGCCGACACCATATTAAGCTCTATGAAAGAGATTATAAGAATTGGAAAAGAATCGGGAGTAAAAGTCCATTTTTCTCACTTTAAAGTATGCGGGAAGCAAAACTGGAAATATATCGATGAAGTTATTGAATTGTTGGAAGAAGTAAAAAAAACTGGAATAAAAGTATCGTTTGACCAATATCCATATGCAGCAGGAAGCACTATGCTTGGAGTTATTTTACCGCCCTGGGCACATAATGGGGGAACAGATGAATTAATAAAAAGGTTAAAAAGTAAATCTGATAGGGAAAAAATGAAATCTGATATAGAAAAAGGGATTCCAGGCTGGGATAACTTTGTGGATTTTGCCGGGATTGATCAAATATTTGTAACATCTGTTAAAACTGATAAAAATCAGGAAATAGTAGGAATGAGTTTAGAAGAGTTAGGAAAATTTAAAGGGAAAGATCCATTGGATGCAACTTTTGACCTTTTAAGGGATGAAGAGAATGCAGTTGGAATGGTAGATTTTTATGGAAAAGAAGAACACATAATAAAATTCATGAAAAGACCGGAACATAATGTTTGTACTGATGGATTAATGGCTAAAGGGAAACCCCACCCAAGAGCATATGGTTCTTTCCCAAAAATACTTGGAAGATATGTAAGAGAGAAGAAAGTATTTACTATAGAGCAAGCTATCAATAAGATGACTAAAAAAGCTGCAGAAGCTATCGGGATTAAAGGAAGAGGCAGTTTAGAAGTTGGAAAACATGCTGATGTTCTTATTATAGATATGGAAACCGTTATTGATAAAGGAACATTTATAGACCCTGTTCAATTTCCTGTGGGAATAGATAATGTTTTTATTAACGGACATCACGTAATAGATGAAGGTGTTTATAATAAAATACTTGCAGGGAAGGTAGTTAAAAGAAGCTAAAAAGGGGGGGAAGATGTTTTTAATTGGAAACGGAAGATTAATAACACAAGAAGAAATGAATCCCTTCTATCACAACGGAACTGTTGTGGTAGAAGGGAATAAAGTAATAGAAACAGGTGAAACTCAAACAATGAAAGAAAAATATCCAGATGCAGAATTTATTGATGCAAAAGGTCAACTGATAATGCCGGGAATGATCAATACTCATCATCATATATATAGTGCTTTTGCAAGAGGTATGGCTTCTACAGGACCAGCTCCAAAAAACTTTGTAGATATTTTGGAAAATATGTGGTGGAAAGTAGATAAAAATTTAAAATTAGAAGATGTAAAGTACAGTGCTCTTACGACATATATAGAAAGTATAAAAAATGGAGTAACAACAGTATTTGATCACCATGCAAGTCCAATGGCAGCAAAAGACAGTTTATTTACCATTGCAGATGCAGCTAAAGAAATTGGGATAAGAACCTGCCTTTGTTATGAAGTTTCAGACAGAGATGGCATTGAGATACTAGAGGAGGGGATTAAAGAGAATACAGATTTTATTAAACACTACAACACAAAAAACCAAAATATGATTAAAGGAATGTTTGGGATGCATGCTTCTTTCACTCTATCAAGTGAATCTTTACATAAGTGTGTAAAATCTATGGAAGGCCTAGATGCCGGTTACCACGTCCATACAGCGGAAGCTATAGATGATTTGGAAGATTCGCTAACTAAATATAACAAGAGAGTCATAGAGAGACTTGATGAATATGGAATTTTAGGAGAAAAGACAATAGCAGTTCATTGTATCCACATAGATGACAATGAAATGAATATCTTAAAAAATAATGGAACTCAGGTAGTTCATAATCCTGAATCAAATATGGGGAATGCAGTAGGTTGTTCCCCGGCTTTAGAATTATTAGAAAAAGGGATTAATGTAGGACTTGGAACCGATGGTTATACAAATGATATGTTTGAGTCTATGAAAGTCGCTAATATAATACATAAACATGTAAAATCAAATCCTTCTGTAGCTTGGGGAGAAACACCTCAGATGTTGTTTGAAAATAACAGAAAGATTGTAGCTAAGTATTTTGATGGAAATATAGGAGTATTAAAGAAAGGAGCTATGGCAGACATAATAATAGCTGACTATAACCCATTAACTCCTATGGATGAAACAAATTATAGCAGTCATATATTATTTGGGCTAATGGGTAGAAGTGTAAACACCACCATTATAGATGGAAAAATCATAATGAAAGATAGAAAATTAGTAGGAATAAATGAAAATGAAGTATTTGAAAAGTCAAGAGAATATGCAAAAAAAATGTGGAATAAAATGTACTTAAAATAAATTTTAATTATTAGGATGAAAAGGAATGTGGATAGCTAAAAATCACAATAAAAATATTTAGGGGGAATTTTTTAATGAGCGATAACAATAAATTATCAATAGGAGAAGCATTACCACTTAGTTTTCAGCATTTGTTAGCAATGTTTGTAGGGACAATTGTACCTCCAATTTTAATAGCAGGGGCAATTGGTGCCTCTATTGAGCAACGAATAACTCTTATTCAATCAGCACTTTTTGTATCGGCAATAGCAACTTTTATTCAGTTATTTCCACTACCTTTATTTAAAAAATACAAATTAGGATCCGGTCTTCCTATGATGATGGGAATGAGTTATGTATTTTTAGGATTAACTGTAGCAGTTGCAAAGGATCAAGGATTACCAGTTTTATTTGGTAGTTTGTTAGTTGCTTCAATAATTGGAGTTTTTATGGGGTTTTATGTAGATAGAATAAAAAAAATATTTACACCACTTATATCAGGAGTACTAGTTATATGTATGGGGATAGGTCTTTACCCATCAGCAGTAAGGAATCTTGCATCTGGGATAAAACCTGAAAACTATGGGGATCCTAAAAATATATTTGTTGGATTATTAGTAGTTTTCATAATAGCTATTTTAAATAAAATTGGTAGAGGTATGATAAAAAATGCAGCTATTGTAATCGGAATGATAGTCGGTTATATAGTGGCAATTCCTTTAGAGATGGTTGATTTTTCAAGTATTGCTGAAGCTGGATGGCTTGCAATTCCAAAACCAATGGCTTATGGAATTGAGTTTGATACAGGAATAATAATTACATTTACCATAGCTTATGCTATTTCTATTATTTCTTTACTTGGGTGTGGAACAGTAACAACATTTGGTGCATATGGAAGACCGCTTAAAGGTGAAGAAATTGCAAATAGTACTATAGCAATGGGAGTAGGCTCTGTTATATCGTCTTTATTTGGATCTATACCAATGGCCGGACTTACACAAAATGCAGCAATTATTTCGATAAATAAAAAAACACAAAAAATTATATTTGTTTTAGCATCATTAATGGTACTAGTCACTAGTATATCCCCTAAAATAGCATCCTGCTTAATATCTATACCAAATTCAGTAATAGGAGGCGGAACTCTTGTAATTTTTGGAATGATTACTATCTCTGGGATGGGTCTTTTAAACAGAGTAGGTGATAATGAATATTCAAAATTAATCGCTGGAATATCGATTGCAATTAGTATTGGGATTACTTATAATCCAACAATGTTTTTAAAATTTTCACCAACAATACAAACGTTGATAGGAAAATCATCTCTTATATCAGGAGTTATTATTGCTTTAATACTTCAGGAAATATACAGGTTAATAGATAGTTTTAATAGCAAGAAAAAGGTCATACAAGAAAATATTTAGGAACTTAAAATCAAATCAAATGAAGAGGTAACTAATGAAAAATAAAACTTTATTTATAAAAAATGCAAAAGCCATAATTAGTTGTGATTCGAATGATCAAGTATATGAAAATATGAATATATTCATTGAAAGTGGAGTTATTAAGGATATAAGTAATAAAGTTTATGAAGCTGAAAAAACAATTGATGCTACTGGAATGATCATATATCCGGGATTAATAAATACCCACCACCATTTATATCAAATTTTTACCAGGAACCTCCCAGAAGTACAAAATATGGAACTTTTCCCTTGGTTATTACATCTCTATGAAATTTGGAAAAATTTAGATGCTGATACAATTAAATTTAGTTCGTTAGTTGGGATGGGAGAACTTTTAAAAACAGGTTGTACGACTTGTTTTGATCACCATTACGTATTTCCTAATAATGTTGTTAATAACCTTATTGATGTACAGTTTCAAGCTGCAACTGAATTAGGGATTAGAATGCACTGTTCTAGAGGAAGTATGTCTCTAAGCAAAAAAGATGGCGGTTTACCACCTGATGCCGTTATTCAATCTGTTGAAGAAATTTTAAATGACTCTGAAAGACTTATAAAAGAATACCACGATTCAGAACCATACTCTATGAGACAAATGGTTTTGGCTCCATGTTCACCATTTAGTGTTACAGGGGAACTTATGAAGAAATCTGCTGAACTTGCGAGAAAATACAATGTTAGATTACACACCCATCTTTGTGAAACTATAGATGAAGAAAACTTTACAATTGAAAAATTTGGGATGAGACCACTTGAGTATATGAAAAGTCTTGGATGGATTGGGGATGATGTTTGGTTTGCTCATGGAATTCATTTTAATGATGAGGAGCTGGAACTATTAGCTAAAACGAAAACTGGAGTTGCTCATTGTCC includes these proteins:
- a CDS encoding D-aminoacylase — protein: MDILIKNGKIVDGTLTKPFIGDLHIKDGKIHAIGEKIDIDGIKTVDAKGRVVAPGFIDTHSHSDLVMLLNPYNEVKIRQGITTEVLGQDGISMAPLPIEYISPWRKNLAGLDGDSDDIDWEYETTENYLNMMANQGVGLNETYLVPHGNIRMEAMGLAGETATDKQIERMCEITRREMEAGAYGLSTGLIYMPCAYSETKEIIEMCKVVAEYDGVFVVHQRSEADTILSSMKEIIRIGKESGVKVHFSHFKVCGKQNWKYIDEVIELLEEVKKTGIKVSFDQYPYAAGSTMLGVILPPWAHNGGTDELIKRLKSKSDREKMKSDIEKGIPGWDNFVDFAGIDQIFVTSVKTDKNQEIVGMSLEELGKFKGKDPLDATFDLLRDEENAVGMVDFYGKEEHIIKFMKRPEHNVCTDGLMAKGKPHPRAYGSFPKILGRYVREKKVFTIEQAINKMTKKAAEAIGIKGRGSLEVGKHADVLIIDMETVIDKGTFIDPVQFPVGIDNVFINGHHVIDEGVYNKILAGKVVKRS
- the ssnA gene encoding putative aminohydrolase SsnA is translated as MFLIGNGRLITQEEMNPFYHNGTVVVEGNKVIETGETQTMKEKYPDAEFIDAKGQLIMPGMINTHHHIYSAFARGMASTGPAPKNFVDILENMWWKVDKNLKLEDVKYSALTTYIESIKNGVTTVFDHHASPMAAKDSLFTIADAAKEIGIRTCLCYEVSDRDGIEILEEGIKENTDFIKHYNTKNQNMIKGMFGMHASFTLSSESLHKCVKSMEGLDAGYHVHTAEAIDDLEDSLTKYNKRVIERLDEYGILGEKTIAVHCIHIDDNEMNILKNNGTQVVHNPESNMGNAVGCSPALELLEKGINVGLGTDGYTNDMFESMKVANIIHKHVKSNPSVAWGETPQMLFENNRKIVAKYFDGNIGVLKKGAMADIIIADYNPLTPMDETNYSSHILFGLMGRSVNTTIIDGKIIMKDRKLVGINENEVFEKSREYAKKMWNKMYLK
- a CDS encoding purine/pyrimidine permease; translated protein: MSDNNKLSIGEALPLSFQHLLAMFVGTIVPPILIAGAIGASIEQRITLIQSALFVSAIATFIQLFPLPLFKKYKLGSGLPMMMGMSYVFLGLTVAVAKDQGLPVLFGSLLVASIIGVFMGFYVDRIKKIFTPLISGVLVICMGIGLYPSAVRNLASGIKPENYGDPKNIFVGLLVVFIIAILNKIGRGMIKNAAIVIGMIVGYIVAIPLEMVDFSSIAEAGWLAIPKPMAYGIEFDTGIIITFTIAYAISIISLLGCGTVTTFGAYGRPLKGEEIANSTIAMGVGSVISSLFGSIPMAGLTQNAAIISINKKTQKIIFVLASLMVLVTSISPKIASCLISIPNSVIGGGTLVIFGMITISGMGLLNRVGDNEYSKLIAGISIAISIGITYNPTMFLKFSPTIQTLIGKSSLISGVIIALILQEIYRLIDSFNSKKKVIQENI
- a CDS encoding 8-oxoguanine deaminase translates to MKNKTLFIKNAKAIISCDSNDQVYENMNIFIESGVIKDISNKVYEAEKTIDATGMIIYPGLINTHHHLYQIFTRNLPEVQNMELFPWLLHLYEIWKNLDADTIKFSSLVGMGELLKTGCTTCFDHHYVFPNNVVNNLIDVQFQAATELGIRMHCSRGSMSLSKKDGGLPPDAVIQSVEEILNDSERLIKEYHDSEPYSMRQMVLAPCSPFSVTGELMKKSAELARKYNVRLHTHLCETIDEENFTIEKFGMRPLEYMKSLGWIGDDVWFAHGIHFNDEELELLAKTKTGVAHCPVSNMKLSSGIARISEMQKMKIPVGLAVDGSASNDGSNILEEIRVAYLLQRLKYSNESIGGYEILKLATNGGAEILGRQHDLGSLEVGKAADLFMIDSNRIELVGAQYDYKAILGTVGVKGSVDYTIVNGNVVVENGKLVSIDEKKVALKANILVEKLNCSN